In one Pseudoliparis swirei isolate HS2019 ecotype Mariana Trench chromosome 23, NWPU_hadal_v1, whole genome shotgun sequence genomic region, the following are encoded:
- the snx8a gene encoding sorting nexin-8a isoform X1, with product MAGEIHEGSVPAYYREVYEAIRCRTDERVQVEVFQRLLQRTNLSKTVVGQIVQHVDSSDGFLSKLSLYKALALIALAQQGKPPSPKLLEVCIQELPKPELGEPSELKALRMQPAQEDVLTMSQTLDKLLVRDSVQVELIPEKKGLFLKHVEYQVTSQRYKISVYRRYSDFDVFHEVLLQRFAYRVVPALPPKRMLKGVLTSVSDREFIEGRRRALGRFINLVARHPFFSADELVRTFLTFSGSDVQNKLRDASKKTGDEFMTNRLATQAKEYLPADIQAQFSASRELIRNIHNSFQKLRDRAEKMAERSKENATDLLMFGRELSTLGSDASPLPSLASSQSTWGTLRRSLKSLSVEFAVLSDKAAQQGRREEDDVVEKLNVFLDLLQSYRDLCERHEKGVLHEHQRALHKYGMMKRQMMSNTVQPKEQSSVEQLESRIVQQENAIQTMELRNYFSLFCLHQETQLIFIYLPITSHILGAFVNSQVQGHREMGAVWNELQPKLGCLFGANNGVKPPA from the exons ATGGCAGGAGAGATCCATGAAG GCTCAGTTCCTGCCTATTACAGGGAAGTGTATGAGGCCATCCGCTGTAGGACGGATGAGAGAGTGCAGGTTGAAGTGTTTCAGCGGTTGCTCCAAAGGACCAATCTCTCCAAGACGGTTGTAGGCCAG ATTGTTCAGCACGTTGACTCCTCGGATGGGTTCCTGAGCAAGTTGTCCCTCTACAAGGCGCTCGCTCTGATCGCCCTCGCTCAGCAAGGAAAGCCACCGAGTCCCAAGCTCCTGGAGGTCTGCATACAAG AGTTACCAAAACCTGAGCTCGGGGAGCCGAGTGAGCTGAAGGCGTTGAGGATGCAGCCGGCGCAGGAGGACGTCCTCACCATGTCCCAGACGCTGGACAAGCTGCTGGTCAGAGACTCCGTCCAGGTGGAGCTCATCCCCGAGAAGAAGGGCTTGTTCCTCAAACACGTGGAGTACCAGGTCACCAGCCAG CGTTATAAGATCTCGGTGTACCGGCGCTACAGTGACTTTGATGTCTTCCACGAGGTTCTGCTGCAGAGGTTTGCCTACAGGGTGGTGCCGGCGCTGCCGCCCAAAAGAATGCTGAAGGGAG TACTGACCTCCGTCTCCGACCGCGAGTTCATCGAGGGGAGGAGGCGCGCGCTCGGCAGATTCATCAACCTGGTGGCGCGGCATCCCTTCTTCTCGGCGGACGAGCTGGTCAGGACCTTCCTGACCTTCAGCGGCTCC GATGTCCAGAACAAGCTGCGCGACGCGTCCAAGAAAACGGGCGATGAGTTCATGACCAACAGACTCGCCACCCAGGCCAAG GAATATCTCCCCGCTGACATCCAGGCTCAGTTCTCGGCGAGCAGAGAGCTGATcagaaacattcacaacagcTTCCAGAAGCTGCGCGACCGAGCCGAGAAGATGGCGGAGCGCTCGAAGGAGAACGCCACCGACCTCCTCATGTTCGGCAGAGAGCTCag caCCCTGGGCTCCGACgcgtctcctctgccctccttgGCCTCGTCACAGAGCACCTGGGGGACGCTGCGCCGCTCTCTGAAGAGTCTTTCTGTGGAGTTCGCTGTGCTCTCCGACAAAGCCGCTCAGCAG GGCCGACGGGAAGAGGACGACGTGGTGGAGAAACTGAACGTGTTCCTGGATTTGCTGCAGTCGTACAGA gatcTCTGCGAGCGCCATGAGAAAGGCGTGCTGCACGAGCACCAGAGAGCGCTGCACAAGTACGGCATGATGAAGAGGCAGATGATGAGCAACACCGTGCAGCCCAAGGAGCAGTCCTCGGTGGAGCAGCTGGAGTCCCGCATCGTTCAG CAAGAGAACGCCATCCAGACCATGGAGCTGCGTAACTACTTCTCCCTGTTCTGCCTGCACCAAGAGACGCAGCTCATCTTCATCTACCTCCCGATCACATCCCACATTCTGGGGGCTTTCGTGAACTCCCAGGTCCAAGGGCACCGAGAG ATGGGGGCGGTGTGGAATGAACTCCAGCCGAAGCTCGGATGTCTCTTTGGGGCAAATAACGGAGTGAAGCCTCCCGCCTGA
- the snx8a gene encoding sorting nexin-8a isoform X2, whose translation MKIVQHVDSSDGFLSKLSLYKALALIALAQQGKPPSPKLLEVCIQELPKPELGEPSELKALRMQPAQEDVLTMSQTLDKLLVRDSVQVELIPEKKGLFLKHVEYQVTSQRYKISVYRRYSDFDVFHEVLLQRFAYRVVPALPPKRMLKGVLTSVSDREFIEGRRRALGRFINLVARHPFFSADELVRTFLTFSGSDVQNKLRDASKKTGDEFMTNRLATQAKEYLPADIQAQFSASRELIRNIHNSFQKLRDRAEKMAERSKENATDLLMFGRELSTLGSDASPLPSLASSQSTWGTLRRSLKSLSVEFAVLSDKAAQQGRREEDDVVEKLNVFLDLLQSYRDLCERHEKGVLHEHQRALHKYGMMKRQMMSNTVQPKEQSSVEQLESRIVQQENAIQTMELRNYFSLFCLHQETQLIFIYLPITSHILGAFVNSQVQGHREMGAVWNELQPKLGCLFGANNGVKPPA comes from the exons ATGAAG ATTGTTCAGCACGTTGACTCCTCGGATGGGTTCCTGAGCAAGTTGTCCCTCTACAAGGCGCTCGCTCTGATCGCCCTCGCTCAGCAAGGAAAGCCACCGAGTCCCAAGCTCCTGGAGGTCTGCATACAAG AGTTACCAAAACCTGAGCTCGGGGAGCCGAGTGAGCTGAAGGCGTTGAGGATGCAGCCGGCGCAGGAGGACGTCCTCACCATGTCCCAGACGCTGGACAAGCTGCTGGTCAGAGACTCCGTCCAGGTGGAGCTCATCCCCGAGAAGAAGGGCTTGTTCCTCAAACACGTGGAGTACCAGGTCACCAGCCAG CGTTATAAGATCTCGGTGTACCGGCGCTACAGTGACTTTGATGTCTTCCACGAGGTTCTGCTGCAGAGGTTTGCCTACAGGGTGGTGCCGGCGCTGCCGCCCAAAAGAATGCTGAAGGGAG TACTGACCTCCGTCTCCGACCGCGAGTTCATCGAGGGGAGGAGGCGCGCGCTCGGCAGATTCATCAACCTGGTGGCGCGGCATCCCTTCTTCTCGGCGGACGAGCTGGTCAGGACCTTCCTGACCTTCAGCGGCTCC GATGTCCAGAACAAGCTGCGCGACGCGTCCAAGAAAACGGGCGATGAGTTCATGACCAACAGACTCGCCACCCAGGCCAAG GAATATCTCCCCGCTGACATCCAGGCTCAGTTCTCGGCGAGCAGAGAGCTGATcagaaacattcacaacagcTTCCAGAAGCTGCGCGACCGAGCCGAGAAGATGGCGGAGCGCTCGAAGGAGAACGCCACCGACCTCCTCATGTTCGGCAGAGAGCTCag caCCCTGGGCTCCGACgcgtctcctctgccctccttgGCCTCGTCACAGAGCACCTGGGGGACGCTGCGCCGCTCTCTGAAGAGTCTTTCTGTGGAGTTCGCTGTGCTCTCCGACAAAGCCGCTCAGCAG GGCCGACGGGAAGAGGACGACGTGGTGGAGAAACTGAACGTGTTCCTGGATTTGCTGCAGTCGTACAGA gatcTCTGCGAGCGCCATGAGAAAGGCGTGCTGCACGAGCACCAGAGAGCGCTGCACAAGTACGGCATGATGAAGAGGCAGATGATGAGCAACACCGTGCAGCCCAAGGAGCAGTCCTCGGTGGAGCAGCTGGAGTCCCGCATCGTTCAG CAAGAGAACGCCATCCAGACCATGGAGCTGCGTAACTACTTCTCCCTGTTCTGCCTGCACCAAGAGACGCAGCTCATCTTCATCTACCTCCCGATCACATCCCACATTCTGGGGGCTTTCGTGAACTCCCAGGTCCAAGGGCACCGAGAG ATGGGGGCGGTGTGGAATGAACTCCAGCCGAAGCTCGGATGTCTCTTTGGGGCAAATAACGGAGTGAAGCCTCCCGCCTGA
- the nudt1 gene encoding oxidized purine nucleoside triphosphate hydrolase, protein MLSSSKLLTLVLVVQPGRVLLGLKKRGFGAGKWNGFGGKVEPGETIEEGARRELLEESGLTVDALQKVGNITFEFVGEPQLLDVHVFRADAFNGEPTESEEMRPQWFQCDQIPFSQMWADDILWFPLLLQMKKFVGYFKFQGHDVILSHKLEEVEEICNRPDEGLPQMLK, encoded by the exons ATGCTGAGCTCCAGCAAGCTGCTGACCCTGGTGCTCGTGGTCCAGCCGGGCAGAGTGCTGCTCGGCTTGAAGAAGAGAGGCTTCGGGGCCGGGAAGTGGAACGGGTTCGGAGGTAAAGTGGAGCCTGGAGAGACCATTGAAGAGGGGGCAAGAAG agagctgctggaggagagcgGGCTCACGGTGGACGCGCTCCAGAAGGTCGGAAACATCACGTTTGAATTTGTCGGTGAACCGCAGCTGCTCGACGTCCATGTTTTCAGAGCCGACGCCTTCAACGGAGAGCCGACGGAGTCAGAag AAATGCGGCCTCAGTGGTTCCAATGTGACCAAATTCCTTTCAGTCAGATGTGGGCCGACGACATCCTCTGGTTCCCGCTGCTGCTCCAGATGAAGAAGTTCGTCGGATACTTTAAGTTTCAGGGTCACGACGTGATCCTCAGCCAcaagctggaggaggtggaggagatctGTAACCGGCCTGATGAAGGGCTTCCTCAAATGCTAAAGTAA